The sequence CGTGCGGCGGCGAGCTCCTTGGGTTCCTCGGCCGCCGGGTCGAGCGCGGGCGGCTCGGGCACCGTCCACATCCATTCGCGCAGCCGGTCGCGCTCGTGCGTCAGGTCGCGGATGTCCGTCTCGGCGTACTCGAATTCCGGTGACCAGAAGAGCGCGTCGAAGGGGCAGACCTCGATGCAGATACCGCAGTACATGCACAGCGCGAAGTCGATGGCGAAACGGTCGAGCACATTGCGGCTGCGCTCGCGGCCACCGGGTGCGGCGGGCGGCACCGTCTCCTTGTGGGAGTCGATGTAGATGCACCAGTCCGGGCACTCGCGGGCGCACAGCATGCACACCGTGCAGTTCTCCTCGAACAGCCCGATGACACCGCGGGTGCGCGGCGGGAGGTCGGGCTGGACGTCCGGGTACTGCGCGGTGACGGACTTCCGCGTCATCGTGCGCAGCGTGACGGCCAGGCCCTTGGCGAGGCCGCTGCCGGGCCAGCCTTTTTTCTTCTCGGGGGCCATCACGAGATCACCACCTTGACGACGCCGGTGAGGGCGATCTGGGCGAGGGCGAGCGGGATCAGAACCGTCCAGGCGAGCTTTTGCAACTGGTCCTCGCGCAGCCGCGGGTAGGTGACGCGCAGCCAGATGACGCCGAAGGCGAGGATCGCGGTCTTCAGCAGCGTCCACAGCCAGCCCAGGCCGTCGAGGCCGAACGGGCCGTGCCAGCCGCCCAGGAAGAGGACGGTGGTCAGCGCGCACAGGACGACGATGCCCGCGTACTCGGCGAGCAGGAAGAGCGCGAAACGCAGTCCGGTGTACTCGGTGTAGGCGCCGAAGATGATCTCCGAGTCGGCGACCGGCATATCGAACGGCGGCCGCTGGAGCTCGGCGAGCCCCGCGGTGAAGAAGACGGCGCCGCCGACGATCTGCCACGGCACCCACCACCAGTGGAAGGCATCCAGGATGCCGGGCAGCGAGAGCGTGCCGGCGGCCATCGCGACGGAGGCGGCGGCGAGCAGCATCGGCAGCTCGTACGCCAGCAGCTGGGCGGCCGTCCGCAGACCGCCGAGCAGCGAGAACTTGTTCGCCGACG is a genomic window of Streptomyces gilvosporeus containing:
- a CDS encoding NuoI/complex I 23 kDa subunit family protein encodes the protein MAPEKKKGWPGSGLAKGLAVTLRTMTRKSVTAQYPDVQPDLPPRTRGVIGLFEENCTVCMLCARECPDWCIYIDSHKETVPPAAPGGRERSRNVLDRFAIDFALCMYCGICIEVCPFDALFWSPEFEYAETDIRDLTHERDRLREWMWTVPEPPALDPAAEEPKELAAARKAADKLAAQQAAEAEAAAQAAEAQDTKEEGT
- a CDS encoding complex I subunit 1/NuoH family protein; translation: MSDFLDIALRLLAVFVVFLVFPLVIGQTEHKVMAHMQGRLGPMYAGGFHGWAQLVADGVKFAQKEDVVPAGADRRIFQLAPAVALLPYLLVLIAIPVGPHGAVGQVIDAGIFFVLAVMGVGVLGSLMAGWASANKFSLLGGLRTAAQLLAYELPMLLAAASVAMAAGTLSLPGILDAFHWWWVPWQIVGGAVFFTAGLAELQRPPFDMPVADSEIIFGAYTEYTGLRFALFLLAEYAGIVVLCALTTVLFLGGWHGPFGLDGLGWLWTLLKTAILAFGVIWLRVTYPRLREDQLQKLAWTVLIPLALAQIALTGVVKVVIS